A stretch of the Azorhizobium caulinodans ORS 571 genome encodes the following:
- a CDS encoding LysR substrate-binding domain-containing protein, giving the protein MTLDQLKVFVAVADHLHMTRAAEALHMTQSAVSASIAALEQSCGQPLFDRVGRRIELTAAGRLFVGEAQAILKRVAQARDALSDLAGLARGTLTLHASQTIANYWLAPRMNAFHAAHPGIRLELGIGNTTQVAAAVRDGLADLGFVEGEVEEPLIVRRRVPGDELVLVASADAPYADLDTLSAHDIAAMPFVLREPGSGTRQMFEAACRRLGVKPQAVTIVFELPSNEAVLSAVAAGAGATVISRLVAEAGLKAGTLKALPLALPPRNFYVLHHGERDRSRAAEAFVGFIAPPK; this is encoded by the coding sequence ATGACGCTCGATCAGCTCAAGGTCTTCGTGGCGGTCGCGGATCATCTTCACATGACCCGCGCCGCCGAGGCGCTGCACATGACGCAATCGGCCGTCAGCGCCTCCATCGCCGCCCTCGAACAGTCCTGCGGACAACCCTTGTTTGACCGGGTCGGCCGGCGGATCGAACTCACCGCCGCCGGTCGTCTCTTTGTGGGAGAGGCGCAGGCCATCCTGAAGCGGGTGGCACAGGCGCGCGATGCGCTCTCGGACCTCGCGGGCCTTGCGCGCGGCACCCTCACTCTCCACGCCAGCCAGACCATCGCCAATTACTGGCTCGCCCCGCGCATGAATGCCTTCCACGCCGCTCATCCGGGCATCCGGCTGGAGCTCGGCATCGGCAACACCACGCAGGTGGCGGCGGCGGTGCGGGACGGACTGGCCGATCTCGGCTTCGTCGAGGGCGAGGTGGAGGAGCCGCTGATCGTGCGCCGCCGCGTGCCGGGCGATGAACTGGTGCTGGTGGCGTCGGCGGACGCGCCCTATGCCGATCTGGACACCCTCTCCGCGCACGACATCGCCGCCATGCCCTTCGTGCTGCGCGAGCCGGGCTCCGGCACCCGGCAGATGTTCGAGGCCGCCTGCCGCCGGCTGGGGGTGAAGCCGCAGGCGGTCACCATCGTCTTCGAACTGCCGTCCAACGAGGCGGTGCTGAGCGCGGTGGCGGCCGGGGCAGGGGCGACGGTGATCTCGCGGCTGGTGGCGGAGGCGGGCTTGAAGGCGGGGACGCTGAAGGCCCTGCCGCTGGCCCTGCCGCCGCGCAATTTCTATGTGCTGCATCATGGCGAGCGGGATCGCTCGCGGGCGGCGGAGGCCTTTGTGGGCTTCATCGCGCCGCCCAAATGA
- a CDS encoding NirA family protein, translating into MSGDFTVDQKRYLEGFMSGAQVARAGRAPGGGSPATAEPTGPDAPSLKAMARTEAEGKKLCPEEKAKREEMGLDAWPRMEEAAREGVYPKGPDILRWKYHGLFYVAPAQDSFMCRLRMPNGILTHWQFRGIADIAEIHGGGYADVTTRANLQIREIPATDGVILLEKLVDLGLTAKGSGGDNIRNVTGTPTAGIDPQELLDTRPYAKAWHHHILNTRTLYGLPRKFNVAFDGAGQIGALEDTNDIGFQAVEVKEGFGVEPGVWFRLALGGITGHKDFARDTGVILPPADATKVADAIIRVFIDTGDRTDRKKARLKYVLDALGFDGFLKKVEERLGAPFVRVPADAVKPRPEADRMAHLGVRPQKQAGLNWIGIGVPVGRMTAAQMRGLADIAQNLGDGDLRLTVWQNVLVSGVPDARVTVAKAAITALGLTADADALQAGIVACTGAAGCRFGNADTKATARAIAAYCGPRVALDSPVNIHVTGCHNSCAQHYIGDIGLIGARVAINEDGDTVDGYNLLVGGGFGTEAAIAQELFEQVKAEDAPALVERLLSGWTAQRLPGETFAAFTRRLGPAALKSLVETAMERAE; encoded by the coding sequence ATGAGCGGCGACTTTACAGTGGATCAGAAACGCTATCTGGAAGGTTTCATGTCCGGCGCGCAGGTGGCCCGCGCGGGTCGCGCGCCCGGCGGCGGCTCTCCCGCCACGGCCGAGCCGACCGGACCGGATGCGCCGAGCCTCAAGGCCATGGCGCGCACGGAAGCGGAGGGCAAGAAGCTCTGCCCCGAGGAGAAGGCCAAGCGCGAGGAAATGGGCCTCGATGCCTGGCCCCGCATGGAAGAAGCCGCGCGCGAGGGCGTCTACCCCAAGGGGCCGGACATCCTGCGCTGGAAGTATCACGGCCTGTTCTATGTCGCCCCCGCGCAGGACAGCTTCATGTGCCGCCTCAGGATGCCCAACGGCATCCTCACCCACTGGCAGTTCCGGGGCATCGCCGACATCGCCGAAATCCACGGCGGCGGCTATGCGGACGTGACAACGCGCGCCAATCTCCAGATCCGCGAGATCCCGGCCACCGACGGCGTGATCCTGCTGGAGAAGCTGGTGGACCTCGGACTCACCGCCAAGGGCTCCGGCGGCGACAACATCCGCAACGTCACGGGCACACCCACCGCTGGCATCGACCCGCAGGAGCTGCTGGACACCCGCCCCTATGCCAAGGCGTGGCACCATCACATCCTCAACACCCGCACGCTCTATGGCCTGCCGCGCAAGTTCAACGTGGCCTTCGACGGCGCCGGCCAGATCGGCGCGCTGGAGGACACCAACGACATCGGCTTCCAGGCCGTGGAGGTGAAGGAGGGCTTCGGCGTCGAACCCGGCGTGTGGTTCCGCCTTGCGCTCGGCGGCATCACCGGCCACAAGGATTTCGCCCGCGATACCGGCGTCATCCTGCCCCCTGCGGACGCCACCAAGGTGGCCGATGCCATCATCCGCGTCTTCATCGACACCGGCGACCGCACCGACCGCAAGAAGGCCCGCCTCAAATACGTGCTCGATGCGCTGGGCTTCGACGGCTTCCTGAAGAAGGTGGAAGAGCGGCTGGGCGCCCCCTTCGTCCGCGTGCCGGCAGACGCCGTGAAACCGCGCCCGGAGGCGGACCGCATGGCCCATCTCGGCGTGCGGCCGCAGAAGCAGGCGGGGCTGAACTGGATCGGCATCGGCGTCCCGGTGGGCCGCATGACGGCCGCCCAGATGCGCGGCCTTGCGGATATCGCCCAGAACCTCGGGGATGGCGATCTGCGCCTCACCGTCTGGCAGAACGTCCTCGTTTCCGGCGTGCCGGATGCACGGGTGACGGTGGCGAAGGCCGCCATCACCGCGCTCGGCCTCACGGCGGATGCGGATGCGCTTCAGGCCGGCATCGTCGCCTGCACGGGGGCGGCCGGCTGCCGCTTCGGCAATGCGGACACTAAGGCCACCGCGCGCGCCATCGCCGCTTATTGCGGCCCGCGCGTGGCGCTGGACAGCCCGGTGAACATCCACGTCACCGGCTGCCACAATTCCTGCGCCCAGCATTATATCGGCGATATCGGCCTCATCGGCGCGCGCGTGGCCATCAATGAGGATGGCGACACGGTGGATGGCTACAACCTGCTGGTGGGCGGCGGTTTCGGCACGGAGGCCGCCATCGCGCAGGAGCTGTTCGAGCAGGTGAAGGCGGAAGACGCACCCGCCCTCGTGGAGCGCCTGCTCAGCGGCTGGACTGCGCAAAGGCTGCCGGGCGAGACCTTCGCCGCCTTCACCCGCCGCCTTGGCCCCGCCGCCCTGAAATCCCTCGTCGAGACCGCCATGGAGCGCGCCGAATGA
- the ppa gene encoding inorganic diphosphatase has protein sequence MRIDAIPVGKNPPHEVNVVIEVPIGGEPIKYEMDKDAGALFVDRFLYTAMRYPGNYGFIPHTLSGDGDPCDVLVANTRAIVPGAVMSVRPVGVLLMEDESGVDEKIIAVPGPKLTKRYDKVLSYKDLADITLKQIEHFFEHYKDLEPNKWVKIIRWGDAEEAHKLILEGIERAKSKA, from the coding sequence ATGCGTATCGACGCGATTCCGGTCGGCAAGAACCCGCCCCATGAAGTGAACGTGGTGATCGAGGTTCCGATCGGCGGCGAGCCCATCAAGTATGAGATGGACAAGGATGCCGGTGCCCTGTTCGTGGACCGCTTCCTCTACACCGCCATGCGCTATCCGGGGAATTACGGCTTCATCCCGCACACCCTCTCGGGCGACGGCGATCCGTGCGACGTGCTCGTGGCCAACACCCGCGCCATCGTGCCGGGCGCCGTCATGTCCGTGCGTCCGGTCGGCGTGCTGCTGATGGAAGACGAGAGCGGCGTCGACGAGAAGATCATCGCCGTGCCCGGCCCCAAGCTCACCAAGCGCTATGACAAGGTGCTGAGCTACAAGGATCTGGCCGACATCACGCTCAAGCAGATCGAGCACTTCTTCGAGCACTACAAGGATCTTGAGCCCAACAAGTGGGTGAAGATCATCCGCTGGGGCGATGCCGAGGAAGCCCACAAGCTCATCCTCGAAGGCATCGAGCGGGCCAAGTCCAAGGCCTGA
- a CDS encoding nitrate reductase yields MNAPLSSPQATSTTCPYCGVGCGVKATPDGLGGALIEGDAAHPANLGRLCSKGAALGETIGLETRLLHPMMREGAGDLRRVTWDSALDRVAEGFRRVLAEHGPQAVAFYLSGQLLTEDYYAANKLAKGFLGTANVDTNSRLCMASSVAGHKRAFGSDTVPGSYEDLEQADLIVLTGSNTAWCHPVLFRRMVAARQARGTKLVVIDPRRTATAEEADLFLPLAHGTDAALFSGLLVHLTDTGALDETFIAQHTEGFAETLSAARAETPDLAATARITGLAEADVARFFALFRATDRVVTCYSQGVNQSRRGTDKVNAILNCHLATGRIGREGMGPFSLTGQPNAMGGREVGGLANQLAAHMGFSPAEVDRVRRFWGAPHMAQAEGLKAVDMFAAMERGEIKALWVMGTNPAVSLPRADAARRAMAGLDLFVLSENVLGTDTAGCAPHVLLPAVAWGEKDGTVTNSERRISRQRPFLAPAGEAKPDWWVLAQVARRLGHGEAFDWRGPADIFREHAALSAFENNGTRDFDLSGLADLTDAAYETLAPVQWPVRTASDGPHGTERLFGTGGFFTASRRARFVTPAPVAPAPVAEDFPLLLNTGRIRDQWHTMTRTGLSPRLGSHISAPFVTVHPDDARAAGLTDGALAQVETAHGRAVLEVRLDDGQRPGTVFAPIHWSATNSSGGRVGALVHPLTDPVSGQPDLKATPARLAPVDAPARGVLLARSRVSPPPGLGFARARLEGGHGWRLAGSVDVAAWAAYAQALADDLGLADSFCDMADTAGGHYRAAAFTASGALAFALVLAPEAEVPAWDVWVQRLARGTLTEDDRRLVLSGRASDGAAACGPLVCACFGVPRGAIAQAIREGAHDAAAIGARLKAGTNCGSCLPELKALLVDMLAPA; encoded by the coding sequence ATGAACGCCCCGCTTTCCTCGCCTCAGGCGACATCGACCACCTGTCCCTATTGCGGCGTCGGCTGCGGCGTGAAGGCGACGCCCGATGGGCTCGGCGGCGCATTGATCGAGGGCGATGCCGCGCACCCGGCCAATCTCGGCCGGCTGTGCTCCAAGGGCGCGGCGCTGGGCGAGACCATCGGGCTGGAGACCCGGCTGCTCCATCCCATGATGCGCGAGGGCGCCGGCGATCTGCGGCGGGTGACGTGGGATTCCGCACTCGACCGGGTGGCGGAGGGCTTCCGCCGCGTGCTCGCCGAGCATGGGCCGCAGGCGGTGGCCTTCTATCTCTCCGGCCAGTTGCTCACGGAGGATTATTACGCCGCCAACAAGCTCGCCAAGGGCTTCCTCGGCACGGCGAACGTGGACACCAATTCGCGCCTCTGCATGGCTTCGTCCGTCGCCGGGCACAAGCGGGCCTTCGGCTCGGATACGGTGCCGGGATCGTATGAGGATCTGGAACAAGCCGACCTCATCGTCCTCACAGGCTCCAACACCGCCTGGTGCCATCCGGTGCTGTTCCGCCGCATGGTGGCGGCGCGGCAGGCGCGCGGCACGAAGCTCGTGGTCATCGACCCCCGCCGCACCGCCACGGCCGAGGAAGCGGACCTGTTTCTGCCCCTCGCCCACGGCACGGACGCGGCGCTGTTCTCCGGCCTGCTGGTGCATCTGACGGACACCGGCGCGCTCGATGAGACCTTCATCGCGCAGCACACCGAGGGATTTGCGGAAACGCTGTCGGCCGCGCGGGCGGAAACGCCGGACCTTGCCGCCACCGCCCGCATCACGGGCTTAGCCGAAGCGGATGTGGCGCGCTTCTTCGCGCTGTTCCGGGCCACGGACCGAGTGGTGACCTGCTACTCGCAGGGCGTCAACCAGTCCCGGCGCGGCACGGACAAGGTAAACGCCATCCTCAACTGCCACCTCGCCACCGGCCGCATCGGGCGCGAAGGCATGGGGCCCTTCTCGCTCACCGGCCAGCCCAATGCCATGGGCGGGCGCGAGGTGGGCGGGCTCGCCAACCAGTTGGCCGCCCATATGGGCTTCTCTCCCGCTGAAGTGGACCGCGTGCGCCGCTTCTGGGGCGCGCCCCACATGGCGCAGGCGGAGGGGCTGAAGGCGGTGGACATGTTCGCCGCCATGGAGCGCGGAGAGATCAAGGCGCTGTGGGTCATGGGCACCAATCCGGCCGTCAGCCTGCCGCGCGCGGATGCCGCCCGACGTGCCATGGCCGGACTCGACCTCTTCGTGCTGTCCGAGAACGTGCTCGGTACGGACACCGCCGGCTGCGCCCCCCATGTGCTGCTGCCCGCCGTCGCCTGGGGCGAGAAAGACGGCACGGTGACGAATTCCGAACGCCGCATCTCCCGCCAACGCCCTTTCCTCGCCCCCGCCGGCGAGGCGAAGCCCGACTGGTGGGTGCTGGCGCAGGTGGCCCGCCGCCTCGGCCATGGGGAGGCTTTCGACTGGCGCGGCCCGGCGGACATCTTCCGCGAGCACGCGGCCCTCTCCGCTTTCGAGAACAACGGCACGCGCGACTTCGATCTCTCCGGCCTCGCGGACCTGACCGATGCCGCCTATGAGACCCTCGCCCCGGTGCAATGGCCGGTGCGCACGGCGTCGGACGGGCCGCATGGCACCGAACGGCTGTTCGGCACCGGCGGCTTCTTCACCGCCTCCCGCCGAGCGCGCTTCGTGACCCCCGCCCCCGTCGCCCCGGCCCCGGTGGCGGAAGACTTCCCGCTGCTGCTCAACACCGGCCGCATCCGCGACCAGTGGCACACCATGACCCGCACGGGCCTCTCGCCCCGGCTCGGCAGCCACATCTCCGCGCCCTTCGTGACCGTGCATCCGGACGACGCGCGGGCCGCCGGCCTGACCGACGGCGCTCTGGCGCAGGTGGAAACCGCCCATGGCCGCGCCGTGCTGGAGGTGCGCCTCGACGACGGCCAGCGGCCCGGCACGGTGTTCGCACCCATCCATTGGAGCGCGACCAATTCCTCCGGCGGGCGCGTGGGCGCGCTGGTGCATCCGCTCACCGATCCCGTCTCCGGCCAGCCGGACCTCAAGGCGACGCCGGCCCGCCTCGCGCCGGTGGACGCGCCCGCGCGGGGGGTCCTGCTCGCCCGCAGCCGCGTCTCGCCACCGCCGGGCCTTGGTTTTGCCCGCGCGCGGCTGGAGGGTGGACACGGCTGGCGGCTCGCGGGCTCTGTCGATGTCGCCGCATGGGCCGCCTATGCGCAGGCCCTCGCCGACGATCTTGGCCTTGCGGACAGCTTCTGCGACATGGCGGACACGGCGGGCGGCCATTATCGCGCCGCCGCCTTCACCGCCTCGGGCGCGCTCGCCTTTGCTCTGGTGCTGGCGCCGGAGGCCGAGGTGCCGGCCTGGGATGTGTGGGTGCAGCGGCTCGCCCGCGGCACGCTCACCGAGGACGATCGGCGCCTCGTGCTCTCCGGCCGCGCTTCGGATGGGGCAGCCGCCTGCGGGCCGCTGGTCTGCGCCTGCTTCGGCGTGCCGCGCGGCGCGATCGCGCAGGCCATCCGCGAGGGGGCGCATGATGCCGCCGCCATCGGCGCGCGGCTCAAGGCTGGCACCAATTGCGGCTCCTGCCTTCCGGAGCTGAAAGCGCTGCTCGTGGACATGCTGGCCCCCGCCTGA
- a CDS encoding GNAT family N-acetyltransferase, producing the protein MTTGLIEIRRARPQDAPSLAEVHDAAWRTAYRGLIPGLELERMIERRGPKWWQSAIRRGSRISVLLVGDEVAGYTNYGGNRAKNLPFGGEIYEIYLKPVYQGLGFGQRLFSAARRDLSLAGLPGLVVWALSDNQGAIGFYEALGGQAVAASTERFGGKVLDKTAFGWQR; encoded by the coding sequence ATGACGACAGGCCTTATCGAGATCCGTCGGGCCCGGCCGCAGGACGCTCCGTCCCTTGCGGAGGTGCATGACGCGGCCTGGCGCACCGCCTATCGCGGCCTCATTCCCGGCCTCGAGCTGGAGCGGATGATCGAGCGGCGCGGACCGAAATGGTGGCAGTCCGCCATCCGCCGGGGCAGCCGCATCTCCGTGCTGTTGGTGGGCGACGAGGTGGCCGGCTACACCAATTACGGTGGCAACCGCGCCAAGAACCTGCCCTTCGGCGGCGAGATCTACGAGATCTATCTGAAGCCCGTCTATCAGGGCCTCGGCTTTGGACAACGGCTGTTTTCGGCCGCGCGGCGCGATCTCTCGCTCGCCGGCTTGCCGGGCCTCGTGGTGTGGGCGCTGTCAGACAATCAAGGCGCCATCGGCTTTTACGAGGCCCTGGGTGGACAGGCGGTCGCAGCCTCCACCGAACGCTTTGGTGGAAAAGTTCTGGACAAAACGGCTTTCGGTTGGCAGCGGTAG
- a CDS encoding YeiH family protein: protein MSLNSPIPAPAAAGPTSFLSRLQVTHLAPGLALSAGLVAIAYLLRTVLNVPALSPLVVAIFLGMAFHNFIGTPKRAVPGVKFAMRRVLRGAIVLLGLQLTFTQVRTVGLDGMAIVIITLVSTFFVTRWLGRRIGVEAGLSELIAAGTSICGASAVIATNTVTRASDEDVAYAVACVTVFGSLSMFLYPVLAPLTGFDAHAYGLWAGASIHEIAQVVAAAFQGGQSAGEFGTIAKLNRVILLAPLVLALGFAAARKARASGHGGKVEAPPVPWFILGFLAMIVVNSFGLVPASVTSTVAPITTMLLAVALAAMGLETDVRKLKARGWRPLALGTASWLFISALSFGLIWLSPRLFG from the coding sequence ATGTCGCTCAATTCCCCCATCCCCGCTCCCGCCGCCGCAGGCCCCACGTCGTTTCTCTCGCGCCTGCAGGTCACGCATCTCGCCCCCGGTCTCGCGCTGTCCGCCGGCCTCGTCGCGATCGCCTATCTCCTGCGCACCGTGCTGAACGTGCCGGCGCTGAGCCCGCTGGTGGTCGCCATCTTCCTCGGCATGGCGTTCCACAATTTTATCGGCACGCCGAAGCGGGCCGTGCCGGGCGTGAAGTTCGCCATGCGCCGGGTGCTGCGCGGGGCCATCGTCCTGCTGGGTCTGCAACTCACCTTCACGCAGGTGCGCACCGTTGGGCTGGATGGCATGGCCATCGTAATCATCACGCTCGTCTCCACCTTCTTCGTCACCCGCTGGCTCGGGCGGCGGATCGGTGTGGAAGCCGGCCTGTCGGAGCTGATCGCAGCGGGCACGTCGATCTGCGGTGCTTCCGCGGTGATCGCCACCAATACGGTGACCCGCGCCTCCGATGAGGACGTGGCCTATGCGGTGGCATGCGTGACGGTGTTCGGCTCGCTCTCCATGTTCCTCTATCCGGTGCTGGCGCCGCTCACGGGCTTTGACGCCCATGCCTATGGCCTGTGGGCGGGCGCTTCCATCCACGAGATCGCGCAGGTGGTGGCCGCCGCCTTCCAGGGCGGGCAGTCGGCCGGCGAGTTCGGCACCATCGCCAAGCTCAACCGCGTCATCCTGCTGGCCCCGCTGGTCCTCGCGCTCGGCTTCGCCGCCGCCCGCAAGGCCCGCGCCTCGGGCCACGGCGGCAAGGTGGAGGCCCCGCCGGTGCCGTGGTTCATCCTCGGCTTCCTCGCGATGATCGTGGTGAACAGCTTCGGTCTCGTCCCGGCTTCCGTCACCAGCACGGTCGCCCCCATCACCACCATGCTGCTGGCCGTGGCGCTGGCGGCGATGGGACTGGAGACGGACGTGCGCAAGCTCAAGGCCCGCGGCTGGAGGCCTCTTGCCCTCGGCACCGCCTCGTGGCTGTTCATTTCCGCCCTCAGCTTCGGCCTCATCTGGCTGTCGCCCCGGCTGTTCGGGTGA
- the msrA gene encoding peptide-methionine (S)-S-oxide reductase MsrA codes for MFWSKKPLDLPTPETALKGRPDAIPTARLHHVNQNPLKGPYPDGFRTAIFALGCFWGAERAFWRTPGVWVTAVGYLAGLTPNPTYEEVCSGRTGHTEGVLVVYDPAVISYADLVKLFFESHDPTQGMRQGNDVGTQYRSGIYTSDPQEKAVAEAVKASYEAALKAKGFGPITTEIIDGGPFYFAEDYHQQYLSKNPGGYCGLGGTGVSCPIGVGVAAQ; via the coding sequence ATGTTCTGGTCGAAGAAGCCCCTGGACCTTCCGACGCCCGAGACCGCCCTCAAGGGCCGCCCCGACGCCATTCCCACCGCCCGCCTGCACCATGTGAACCAGAATCCGCTGAAGGGCCCCTATCCGGACGGCTTCCGGACGGCGATCTTCGCCCTCGGCTGCTTCTGGGGCGCGGAGCGCGCCTTCTGGCGCACGCCGGGCGTCTGGGTCACGGCGGTGGGCTATCTCGCCGGCCTCACGCCCAATCCCACCTATGAGGAAGTGTGCTCCGGCCGCACCGGGCACACGGAAGGCGTGCTGGTGGTCTATGACCCGGCCGTCATCTCCTATGCCGATCTCGTGAAGCTCTTCTTCGAGAGCCACGACCCCACGCAGGGCATGCGGCAGGGCAATGACGTGGGCACGCAGTATCGCTCCGGCATCTATACGAGCGACCCGCAGGAGAAGGCTGTCGCCGAGGCGGTGAAGGCAAGCTATGAGGCCGCGCTGAAGGCCAAGGGCTTCGGACCCATCACCACCGAGATCATCGACGGCGGGCCGTTCTATTTCGCCGAGGACTATCACCAGCAGTATCTGTCGAAGAATCCCGGCGGCTACTGCGGGCTTGGCGGCACCGGCGTCTCCTGCCCCATCGGGGTGGGCGTCGCGGCCCAGTGA
- a CDS encoding fumarylacetoacetate hydrolase family protein, whose amino-acid sequence MASFVIPAPVVPTLPVKGTDALFPVHRIYCVGRNFADHAIEMGHDPNREPPFFFQKNPDNLVPSGSTIPYPKLTKDVHYEIEMIVALKTGGDDIPVEKALDHVFGYGVGIDLTRRDLQAEQKKLGRPWDIAKAYEQSAPASGLVPASEIGHPSTGRIWLSVNGETKQDGDLNQMIWKVPEMIATLSTFFTLQPGDLIFAGTPAGVGPVKAGDVLKGGVANVGELEVTFA is encoded by the coding sequence ATGGCCAGCTTCGTCATTCCCGCCCCCGTTGTCCCCACCCTGCCGGTGAAGGGCACGGATGCGCTCTTTCCGGTTCACCGCATCTATTGCGTCGGCCGCAACTTCGCCGACCACGCCATCGAGATGGGTCACGACCCGAACCGCGAGCCGCCCTTCTTCTTCCAGAAGAACCCCGACAATCTCGTCCCAAGCGGCTCGACCATTCCCTATCCGAAGCTGACCAAGGACGTGCATTACGAGATCGAGATGATCGTCGCGCTGAAGACCGGCGGCGACGACATCCCGGTGGAGAAGGCGCTCGACCACGTGTTCGGCTACGGGGTCGGCATCGACCTCACCCGCCGCGACCTCCAGGCGGAGCAGAAGAAGCTCGGCCGCCCGTGGGATATCGCCAAGGCCTATGAGCAGTCCGCCCCGGCAAGCGGCCTCGTGCCTGCGTCCGAGATCGGCCACCCGTCCACCGGCCGCATCTGGCTCTCGGTGAATGGGGAGACGAAGCAGGACGGCGACCTCAACCAGATGATCTGGAAGGTGCCGGAGATGATCGCCACCCTCTCCACCTTCTTCACGCTCCAGCCCGGCGACCTCATTTTCGCCGGCACGCCTGCGGGCGTCGGCCCGGTGAAGGCCGGCGACGTGCTGAAGGGCGGCGTCGCCAACGTGGGCGAGCTGGAAGTCACCTTCGCCTGA
- a CDS encoding sulfite reductase subunit alpha — MTLQTRTPLVPFLPESAPFSAEQRAWLNGFFAGIFSGEAPAGATVLSPAEGAALMAPPASAEEDDGAPWHDASMPLDERMKLAEGKPLARRMMAAMAQQDCGQCGYICDSYSKALASGAETKLNLCAPGGKETLRMLKQLATELDGAPAPAPTAPGAEAATAPAAAAPRGTRDNPAEVTFLGRFRLNKDGSEKETWHVDFDLEGSGLDYKAGDSFGLFPVNDPGLVADVLAALHAPADFPIGEKTLEQVLTKEVCLKSPPDTLFTLISYITGGARKDNAKALAAGEDPDGDAATLDVLAALEKFPGIRPDPEAFVECLEPLQPRLYSISSSPAATPGRLSLTVDAVRYDHQGRTRLGVCSTFLGGRVAPGTRMKAYVQKAHGFGLPTDAARPVVMVGPGTGIAPFRAFLHERMATKAPGRNWLFFGHQRSATDFFYEDELAGMQAAGVLSRLDTAWSREGGEKVYVQDRIRAAGPELWAWFEEGAHFYVCGDAKRMAKDVEAAVADVAATHGGLGAEGGARFVAELKKAGRYQADVY, encoded by the coding sequence ATGACCCTCCAGACGCGAACCCCTCTGGTGCCCTTCCTGCCGGAAAGCGCCCCTTTCTCGGCCGAGCAGCGGGCCTGGCTCAACGGCTTCTTCGCCGGCATTTTCTCCGGCGAGGCGCCGGCCGGCGCCACCGTCCTGTCTCCGGCCGAGGGCGCGGCCCTCATGGCCCCGCCCGCGAGTGCTGAGGAAGACGACGGTGCGCCCTGGCATGATGCCTCGATGCCGCTCGACGAGCGCATGAAGCTCGCCGAAGGCAAGCCGCTCGCCCGGCGGATGATGGCGGCCATGGCGCAGCAGGACTGCGGCCAGTGCGGCTATATCTGCGACAGCTATTCCAAGGCGCTCGCCTCGGGCGCCGAGACCAAGCTCAATCTCTGCGCCCCCGGCGGCAAGGAGACGCTGCGGATGCTGAAGCAGCTCGCCACCGAGCTGGATGGCGCACCCGCACCGGCGCCCACCGCGCCCGGTGCCGAGGCCGCAACCGCCCCGGCCGCCGCTGCGCCGAGGGGCACGCGCGACAATCCCGCCGAAGTCACCTTCCTCGGCCGCTTCCGCCTCAACAAGGACGGCTCCGAGAAGGAGACGTGGCACGTGGATTTCGACCTCGAAGGCTCGGGGCTCGACTACAAGGCGGGCGACAGCTTCGGCCTGTTCCCGGTGAATGATCCCGGCCTCGTGGCGGACGTTCTCGCCGCTTTGCATGCCCCTGCCGACTTCCCCATCGGCGAGAAGACGCTGGAGCAGGTGCTCACCAAGGAGGTGTGCCTGAAATCGCCCCCCGACACGCTCTTCACCCTCATCTCCTACATCACCGGCGGGGCCCGCAAGGACAACGCGAAGGCGCTGGCGGCGGGCGAGGACCCGGATGGCGATGCGGCAACGCTCGACGTGCTGGCGGCGCTGGAGAAATTCCCCGGCATCCGGCCGGACCCGGAGGCCTTCGTGGAGTGCCTGGAGCCGCTCCAGCCGCGCCTTTATTCCATCTCTTCCAGCCCCGCCGCCACCCCCGGCCGGCTCTCGCTGACGGTGGATGCGGTGCGCTACGACCATCAGGGCCGCACGCGGCTCGGGGTGTGCTCCACCTTCCTCGGCGGGCGCGTGGCGCCAGGCACGCGGATGAAGGCCTATGTGCAGAAGGCCCACGGCTTCGGCCTGCCGACGGATGCGGCGCGGCCCGTCGTCATGGTCGGCCCCGGCACGGGCATCGCCCCCTTCCGCGCCTTCCTGCATGAGCGCATGGCGACGAAAGCGCCGGGTCGCAACTGGCTGTTCTTCGGCCACCAGCGCTCGGCCACCGACTTCTTCTATGAAGACGAACTCGCCGGAATGCAGGCCGCGGGCGTGCTCTCGCGGCTCGACACCGCATGGTCCCGCGAGGGCGGGGAGAAGGTCTATGTGCAGGATCGCATCCGCGCCGCAGGCCCCGAACTTTGGGCGTGGTTCGAGGAAGGCGCGCACTTCTATGTCTGCGGCGATGCCAAGCGCATGGCCAAGGATGTGGAGGCCGCCGTCGCGGATGTGGCCGCCACCCATGGCGGCCTCGGGGCCGAGGGCGGTGCCCGCTTCGTGGCGGAACTGAAGAAGGCCGGCCGCTATCAGGCGGACGTCTACTGA
- a CDS encoding general stress protein translates to MANNQQGGSGNFANDREKASEAGRKGGQSTQQHSQSSGNMGQQGGSGNFAQNPERAAEAGRKGGQSVPDEKRSFSQDHDLASEAGRKGGQS, encoded by the coding sequence ATGGCCAACAATCAGCAGGGCGGCTCCGGCAACTTCGCCAATGATCGTGAGAAGGCCAGCGAAGCCGGCCGCAAGGGCGGCCAGTCCACGCAGCAGCACAGCCAGTCCAGCGGCAACATGGGCCAGCAGGGCGGTTCCGGCAATTTCGCGCAGAACCCCGAGCGGGCGGCGGAAGCCGGACGCAAGGGTGGCCAGTCGGTGCCGGACGAAAAGCGCTCCTTCTCGCAGGACCACGACCTCGCCTCCGAGGCGGGCCGGAAGGGCGGCCAGAGCTGA